In Notolabrus celidotus isolate fNotCel1 chromosome 22, fNotCel1.pri, whole genome shotgun sequence, one genomic interval encodes:
- the mtres1 gene encoding mitochondrial transcription rescue factor 1 isoform X1: MKGYSIVSGWGANMQSFMVQALAMRQLGRLNPRHLLAAGYGQRQTELGPRAIHTRQLWGCSAFPALGCHRPAVSGRDAVRGWSVHHLRLKSNKKKGAARAAKEEEEEEEEEVKNPEDSDIEDEVDESSSVPKDYKDMEKYVQGFRFDTILKAGQDLARNKIDDAFYSSKLRLNGQKLIKKSKTVKVGDRLDLVLSENHETNTVTLMRVVLLKVLGESQTEKHKVAIRRWKCLELPKDEAFKL, encoded by the exons TGAGCGGTTGGGGCGCCAACATGCAGAGCTTCATGGTCCAGGCACTTGCTATGAGGCAGCTGGGAAGGTTGAACCCCCGCCACCTGCTGGCTGCTGGATACGGACAGCGGCAGACTGAATTGGGCCCCAGAGCCATCCACACACGGCAGCTGTGGGGCTGCTCGGCTTTCCCCGCGCTTGGCTGTCACAGGCCTGCCGTCAGTGGCCGAGACGCCGTCAGGGGTTGGTCTGTACATCACCTGAGGTTGAAAAGCAACAAGAAGAAAGGGGCTGCTCGGGCtgcaaaggaggaagaggaggaggaggaggaggaagttaAAAACCCTGAAGACAGTGATATTGAGGATGAGGTAGATGAGAGCTCAAGTGTACCAAAGGACTATAAAGACATGGAGAAATATGTGCAGGGATTTCGCTTTGACACCATACTGAAGGCTGGACAGGACTTGGCACGCAA tAAAATCGACGACGCCTTCTACAGCAGCAAGCTCAGATTGAATGGACAGAAACTCATCAAGAAAAGTAAAACG gtgaaagTCGGGGACAGATTGGACCTGGTGCTGTCAGAGAACCAcgaaacaaacactgttaccCTGATGAGAGTCGTCCTCCTCAAGGTTTTGGGTGAATCCCAAACAGAGAAGCACAAAGTTGCCATAAGGCGCTGGAAATGTTTAGAGCTTCCCAAGGATGAGGCCTTTAAGCTGTGA
- the mtres1 gene encoding mitochondrial transcription rescue factor 1 isoform X2: MQSFMVQALAMRQLGRLNPRHLLAAGYGQRQTELGPRAIHTRQLWGCSAFPALGCHRPAVSGRDAVRGWSVHHLRLKSNKKKGAARAAKEEEEEEEEEVKNPEDSDIEDEVDESSSVPKDYKDMEKYVQGFRFDTILKAGQDLARNKIDDAFYSSKLRLNGQKLIKKSKTVKVGDRLDLVLSENHETNTVTLMRVVLLKVLGESQTEKHKVAIRRWKCLELPKDEAFKL, from the exons ATGCAGAGCTTCATGGTCCAGGCACTTGCTATGAGGCAGCTGGGAAGGTTGAACCCCCGCCACCTGCTGGCTGCTGGATACGGACAGCGGCAGACTGAATTGGGCCCCAGAGCCATCCACACACGGCAGCTGTGGGGCTGCTCGGCTTTCCCCGCGCTTGGCTGTCACAGGCCTGCCGTCAGTGGCCGAGACGCCGTCAGGGGTTGGTCTGTACATCACCTGAGGTTGAAAAGCAACAAGAAGAAAGGGGCTGCTCGGGCtgcaaaggaggaagaggaggaggaggaggaggaagttaAAAACCCTGAAGACAGTGATATTGAGGATGAGGTAGATGAGAGCTCAAGTGTACCAAAGGACTATAAAGACATGGAGAAATATGTGCAGGGATTTCGCTTTGACACCATACTGAAGGCTGGACAGGACTTGGCACGCAA tAAAATCGACGACGCCTTCTACAGCAGCAAGCTCAGATTGAATGGACAGAAACTCATCAAGAAAAGTAAAACG gtgaaagTCGGGGACAGATTGGACCTGGTGCTGTCAGAGAACCAcgaaacaaacactgttaccCTGATGAGAGTCGTCCTCCTCAAGGTTTTGGGTGAATCCCAAACAGAGAAGCACAAAGTTGCCATAAGGCGCTGGAAATGTTTAGAGCTTCCCAAGGATGAGGCCTTTAAGCTGTGA
- the bend3 gene encoding BEN domain-containing protein 3 isoform X2, translating into MSSSEHGEVSDEAMLEKEHKDVKDFKEEMDDFAICDPPDELGGRSPGDSEAGKRSYAELGSNKTQSTSSKRVKVSCEMRRHLIDESSIHEPLCLTTTGEKRDRVQQKSRVSYRKPLFSISHRISEKRNTPSLEQQASHGAGNTLNFSSIFSSKLQSSEENGSLETLVTTETLSQASSADSTLYPLIEKMFLILNTLNSSMTQLHSKVDLLTLEVMRIKKQIKPAEMVTEFQPPPEYLLTSEELNQLMEQTSSPGELGCRLLVHLFPELFKARECSHECMASKRTLESLHLQLIRNYIERDMESARLLRKQAVTGAGIKTEHPQTYRFINEQGQEEHLSLDNQQSSLAVADLAFDTQATEELDEFSSPEDFVIFLMHRLFPEVFEEGKLPEGFSSFSSVGQLILDSDKMEIIRKYMEANFPDVPEDSWLQVCIQHMEDALEGPLSNGNGSEPDNINDESYDLASLPEDVSIIKVPEVGDYERPGRKSKKSLLTPVDFDNLEIPDPDFTVPQEFVLSREQLKNNYECSLSIGNFASRLLVLMFPELFTQENTRKQYNCSGSLGKKQLDPVRVNLIRHYVQLVYARAKNDRVWMLEFVGKLDERCRRRDTEQRRSYLQQRKAYGQESEQDFLCQLNQLNPDSMREDLDVPSLPPEKSSKDFCKIPLDELTVSIPDFPVPPVYLLSDTEVREIVQQSLSVGNFAARLLVRLFPELFTQENLRLQYNHSGACNKKQLDPVRLRLIRHYVEAVYPVDKMEEVWHYECVPSIDERCRRPNRKKCDILKKAKRTSTVS; encoded by the exons ATGAGTTCCTCTGAGCATGGAGAAGTTTCAGATGAAGCGATGCTTGAGAAAG AGCACAAGGATGTCAAGGACTTCAAAGAGGAAATGGACGACTTTGCTATTTGCGATCCACCTGACGAACTTGGAGGGAGATCTCCTGGAGACTCTGAGGCAGGCAAGCGATCCTACGCAGAGCTGGGCTCTAACAAAACCCAGTCTACCAGCAGCAAGAGAGTCAAAGTCTCATGTGAG ATGAGGCGGCACCTGATAGATGAGAGCAGCATACATGAACCTCTTTGCCTCACCACAACTGGAGAGAAGAGGGATCGGGTCCAGCAGAAATCCAGAGTCTCCTACAGAAAGCCTCTCTTCAGCATCTCCCACAGGATCTCAGAGAAGAGGAACACACCAAGTCTGGAGCAGCAGGCCAGCCATGGTGCCGGGAACACACTAAACTTTAGCAGCATCTTCTCGTCCAAGCTCCAAAGTTCAGAGGAAAACGGCTCATTGGAGACCCTGGTCACCACAGAGACTTTAAGCCAGGCGTCCTCTGCAGACTCAACCCTTTACCCGCTGATTGAGaaaatgtttctcattcttAATACTCTTAATTCAAGCATGACACAACTGCATAGCAAAGTGGATTTGTTAACCCTGGAAGTCATGCGAATAAAGAAGCAGATCAAACCAGCTGAGATGGTGACGGAGTTCCAGCCTCCGCCTGAATATCTGCTAACAAGCGAGGAATTGAATCAGCTGATGGAGCAGACGTCCAGCCCCGGAGAACTTGGGTGTCGGCTGCTGGTGCATCTCTTCCCGGAGCTGTTCAAAGCCAGAGAGTGCTCTCATGAATGCATGGCGAGCAAGAGGACTCTGGAGTCTCTACATTTGCAGCTGATCCGTAACTATATAGAG AGGGACATGGAGAGTGCTCGACTGCTCAGGAAGCAGGCGGTCACAGGAGCTGGGATAAAGACTGAGCATCCTCAAACCTACCGTTTCATTAATGAGCAAGGCCAGGAGGAGCACCTCTCTTTGGATAACCAGCAGAGCAGCCTGGCTGTGGCAGACCTCGCCTTTGATACACAAGCCACAGAGGAGCTGGATGAGTTCTCTTCCCCTGAGgactttgttatttttcttatgCACCGTCTCTTCCCTGAGGTTTTTGAAGAGGGGAAATTGCCAGAAGGTTTTAGCAGCTTCAGCAGTGTGGGGCAGCTCATCCTGGACTCTGACAAGATGGAAATAATAAGGAAGTATATGGAAGCTAATTTTCCTGATGTGCCTGAGGACAGCTGGCTTCAGGTTTGCATTCAGCATATGGAGGATGCACTCGAGGGTCCTCTCAGTAATGGCAACGGGAGTGAACCGGACAATATCAACGATGAGAGCTACGACCTGGCAAGCCTTCCTGAAGACGTTTCCATTATTAAAGTCCCAGAGGTGGGCGACTACGAAAGGCCCGGTCGCAAGTCCAAAAAGTCACTGCTCACACCAGTGGATTTTGACAATCTTGAGATTCCTGATCCTGATTTCACTGTTCCCCAGGAGTTCGTCTTGTCCAGGGAGCAGCTGAAGAACAACTATGAATGTAGCCTGTCTATAGGGAACTTTGCCTCCCGGCTGCTGGTGCTCATGTTCCCCGAGCTCTTCACCCAGGAGAACACACGCAAGCAGTACAACTGCAGCGGTTCTCTTGGTAAAAAGCAGCTGGACCCTGTTCGTGTTAATCTGATCCGTCATTATGTGCAGTTAGTGTACGCACGGGCCAAGAATGACCGAGTGTGGATGTTGGAATTCGTGGGTAAACTTGATGAGAGGTGCAGGAGGCGTGACACAGAGCAAAGAAGATCCTACCTGCAGCAGCGCAAAGCGTACGGTCAGGAGTCAGAGCAGGACTTTCTGTGCCAGCTGAACCAGCTGAATCCAGATAGCATGAGGGAGGATCTAGATGTCCCCTCTTTACCCCCAGAAAAAAGTAGCAAAGACTTTTGTAAAATCCCCCTGGATGAGCTGACTGTGTCCATACCGGACTTCCCTGTACCTCCAGTGTACCTGCTCTCAGACACAGAGGTACGGGAAATCGTCCAGCAGAGTCTTTCTGTTGGGAACTTTGCCGCCCGTCTCTTGGTGCGCCTCTTCCCCGAGCTTTTCACGCAGGAGAACCTGAGGCTGCAGTACAACCATTCAGGAGCCTGCAACAAGAAGCAGCTGGACCCTGTTCGCCTGAGGTTGATCCGTCACTACGTGGAAGCAGTGTATCCTGTGGATAAGATGGAGGAGGTGTGGCACTACGAGTGTGTGCCGAGCATCGACGAACGCTGCCGGCGCCCCAATCGCAAGAAGTGTGACATTCTTAAGAAGGCCAAGAGGACGAGCACTGTGTCATAG
- the bend3 gene encoding BEN domain-containing protein 3 isoform X1, whose protein sequence is MSSSEHGEVSDEAMLEKEHKDVKDFKEEMDDFAICDPPDELGGRSPGDSEAGKRSYAELGSNKTQSTSSKRVKVSCEMRRHLIDESSIHEPLCLTTTGEKRDRVQQKSRVSYRKPLFSISHRISEKRNTPSLEQQASHGAGNTLNFSSIFSSKLQSSEENGSLETLVTTETLSQASSADSTLYPLIEKMFLILNTLNSSMTQLHSKVDLLTLEVMRIKKQIKPAEMVTEFQPPPEYLLTSEELNQLMEQTSSPGELGCRLLVHLFPELFKARECSHECMASKRTLESLHLQLIRNYIEVCYPSVKSNSVWQEECLLQINDLFNRFWAQRDMESARLLRKQAVTGAGIKTEHPQTYRFINEQGQEEHLSLDNQQSSLAVADLAFDTQATEELDEFSSPEDFVIFLMHRLFPEVFEEGKLPEGFSSFSSVGQLILDSDKMEIIRKYMEANFPDVPEDSWLQVCIQHMEDALEGPLSNGNGSEPDNINDESYDLASLPEDVSIIKVPEVGDYERPGRKSKKSLLTPVDFDNLEIPDPDFTVPQEFVLSREQLKNNYECSLSIGNFASRLLVLMFPELFTQENTRKQYNCSGSLGKKQLDPVRVNLIRHYVQLVYARAKNDRVWMLEFVGKLDERCRRRDTEQRRSYLQQRKAYGQESEQDFLCQLNQLNPDSMREDLDVPSLPPEKSSKDFCKIPLDELTVSIPDFPVPPVYLLSDTEVREIVQQSLSVGNFAARLLVRLFPELFTQENLRLQYNHSGACNKKQLDPVRLRLIRHYVEAVYPVDKMEEVWHYECVPSIDERCRRPNRKKCDILKKAKRTSTVS, encoded by the exons ATGAGTTCCTCTGAGCATGGAGAAGTTTCAGATGAAGCGATGCTTGAGAAAG AGCACAAGGATGTCAAGGACTTCAAAGAGGAAATGGACGACTTTGCTATTTGCGATCCACCTGACGAACTTGGAGGGAGATCTCCTGGAGACTCTGAGGCAGGCAAGCGATCCTACGCAGAGCTGGGCTCTAACAAAACCCAGTCTACCAGCAGCAAGAGAGTCAAAGTCTCATGTGAG ATGAGGCGGCACCTGATAGATGAGAGCAGCATACATGAACCTCTTTGCCTCACCACAACTGGAGAGAAGAGGGATCGGGTCCAGCAGAAATCCAGAGTCTCCTACAGAAAGCCTCTCTTCAGCATCTCCCACAGGATCTCAGAGAAGAGGAACACACCAAGTCTGGAGCAGCAGGCCAGCCATGGTGCCGGGAACACACTAAACTTTAGCAGCATCTTCTCGTCCAAGCTCCAAAGTTCAGAGGAAAACGGCTCATTGGAGACCCTGGTCACCACAGAGACTTTAAGCCAGGCGTCCTCTGCAGACTCAACCCTTTACCCGCTGATTGAGaaaatgtttctcattcttAATACTCTTAATTCAAGCATGACACAACTGCATAGCAAAGTGGATTTGTTAACCCTGGAAGTCATGCGAATAAAGAAGCAGATCAAACCAGCTGAGATGGTGACGGAGTTCCAGCCTCCGCCTGAATATCTGCTAACAAGCGAGGAATTGAATCAGCTGATGGAGCAGACGTCCAGCCCCGGAGAACTTGGGTGTCGGCTGCTGGTGCATCTCTTCCCGGAGCTGTTCAAAGCCAGAGAGTGCTCTCATGAATGCATGGCGAGCAAGAGGACTCTGGAGTCTCTACATTTGCAGCTGATCCGTAACTATATAGAGGTATGTTACCCTTCAGTCAAGAGTAACAGTGTCTGGCAGGAGGAATGCCTCCTTCAGATTAATGACTTGTTTAATCGTTTCTGGGCTCAGAGGGACATGGAGAGTGCTCGACTGCTCAGGAAGCAGGCGGTCACAGGAGCTGGGATAAAGACTGAGCATCCTCAAACCTACCGTTTCATTAATGAGCAAGGCCAGGAGGAGCACCTCTCTTTGGATAACCAGCAGAGCAGCCTGGCTGTGGCAGACCTCGCCTTTGATACACAAGCCACAGAGGAGCTGGATGAGTTCTCTTCCCCTGAGgactttgttatttttcttatgCACCGTCTCTTCCCTGAGGTTTTTGAAGAGGGGAAATTGCCAGAAGGTTTTAGCAGCTTCAGCAGTGTGGGGCAGCTCATCCTGGACTCTGACAAGATGGAAATAATAAGGAAGTATATGGAAGCTAATTTTCCTGATGTGCCTGAGGACAGCTGGCTTCAGGTTTGCATTCAGCATATGGAGGATGCACTCGAGGGTCCTCTCAGTAATGGCAACGGGAGTGAACCGGACAATATCAACGATGAGAGCTACGACCTGGCAAGCCTTCCTGAAGACGTTTCCATTATTAAAGTCCCAGAGGTGGGCGACTACGAAAGGCCCGGTCGCAAGTCCAAAAAGTCACTGCTCACACCAGTGGATTTTGACAATCTTGAGATTCCTGATCCTGATTTCACTGTTCCCCAGGAGTTCGTCTTGTCCAGGGAGCAGCTGAAGAACAACTATGAATGTAGCCTGTCTATAGGGAACTTTGCCTCCCGGCTGCTGGTGCTCATGTTCCCCGAGCTCTTCACCCAGGAGAACACACGCAAGCAGTACAACTGCAGCGGTTCTCTTGGTAAAAAGCAGCTGGACCCTGTTCGTGTTAATCTGATCCGTCATTATGTGCAGTTAGTGTACGCACGGGCCAAGAATGACCGAGTGTGGATGTTGGAATTCGTGGGTAAACTTGATGAGAGGTGCAGGAGGCGTGACACAGAGCAAAGAAGATCCTACCTGCAGCAGCGCAAAGCGTACGGTCAGGAGTCAGAGCAGGACTTTCTGTGCCAGCTGAACCAGCTGAATCCAGATAGCATGAGGGAGGATCTAGATGTCCCCTCTTTACCCCCAGAAAAAAGTAGCAAAGACTTTTGTAAAATCCCCCTGGATGAGCTGACTGTGTCCATACCGGACTTCCCTGTACCTCCAGTGTACCTGCTCTCAGACACAGAGGTACGGGAAATCGTCCAGCAGAGTCTTTCTGTTGGGAACTTTGCCGCCCGTCTCTTGGTGCGCCTCTTCCCCGAGCTTTTCACGCAGGAGAACCTGAGGCTGCAGTACAACCATTCAGGAGCCTGCAACAAGAAGCAGCTGGACCCTGTTCGCCTGAGGTTGATCCGTCACTACGTGGAAGCAGTGTATCCTGTGGATAAGATGGAGGAGGTGTGGCACTACGAGTGTGTGCCGAGCATCGACGAACGCTGCCGGCGCCCCAATCGCAAGAAGTGTGACATTCTTAAGAAGGCCAAGAGGACGAGCACTGTGTCATAG